The region TTAGTTCAATTTAGGGTTTCGATCTTCATAAAAAAAGCTTCTAAATGCATAAACTATTAAGAAAGGAGAAAAAAAGTTGAGATGATGAACCAGTGACAATGGCAGTGAAGCCAGATGCATCGATTCCATGAGTAACTTGCTCAGCAGTGGAACTCCATGAAAATCCAGAAACCCCTTTTTTGCTGAATGGCCACATAGTGATTATGTGGATAATCTCTCTTTCTCCGTCACAATTTCCAGAAATTTACGCTCTAATTGGGTATTATCACATGATTTCATCCAACTAAGTATAAAATACTATAGTTATTTAATTAAGTTTTGGGTCAACTTGATATTTAggaaaaaaaaaatcaatattatttgttttatttgaatttatggaaaatgaaatggtataaagtaaaatataattaaaatttttatttgaaaaaacACAACGGTGAAAACCAGAATTTAAACGAGTTATATTCAATATAACGATATTAATTTTTTTACTAAaatatgtatttatttatttttaccGTTGGTGGTTTTATAAAACATACTAAAAAGACATTATTTTATTTCCACAATGTGATTTTATGTTTTACTCCTAGCATGTCCAAAAAAAGGATGAATAAAAAAAATGGGACAAGGTGGATATGTAAAAGTTCAAAAAAACTGGACGAGACGTGTACAAGTCTAAAGAAAATCATATATATAAATTTAGAtggtttaaaaataacatatataaatAAAGTTGAAATACACAATATAATAGTATGAAGtaaaataaaatacaattcaTAATGAATCCAAAATATAACTATTATATAATATTGCACTACTACGTTGTCGGACTACATCTCATTTGTCTCCTCTGCCTCATCGGGCTCCTCAGTCTTCAATACCTCTGCCCTCTGACGTTGTCTCTGGTACATCAATGTCTCTCGTGTCTCCGTCAAGATGGCAGATACATTTGTCAATGCTTGTTTACGCAATCTCCATTATGCGATGACATCTAGGCAAGTCATCATCAGCATGATCTAACTGTATTTGCTCCTCCTATAGTATCTCTTGATGAGCTAGCCTCAGTGGATCTCTTGGAGCAGCTTGCACCATATACGAACGTGACACCCTGAAGAATCACCTGATGTACTCGTCGACGTAGCTCTAGTCGCTCTCAGCTATGATACTTTGTGCCTCCTCCAGTACTATATGACTCTTATAATCATCAAACATGGCATCCATATGTCTACGTGTGAAAGCAAGAGGAGAAGAAACAACAGGGTGTTTGGGAATGATCTGTGTAGCCGAACTGCCGCATCACGCGCTCGGACAGATGAGGAGGAGTGAAACGTGATCTGCAAGCCAACCATCCCGAGTAGCACTATATCGTCAAATGGTTGCGCCTCACGGTGATCGACATAGTTGTTGAAGTGCATGTCCTCGACAACCAATCAGTCAAGATACACTCTGAACGACTCTATCGCTTGGAACCTTCTGAGCAAGGCAAATGCAGTAACAGGCGGTATATCCTCAGTGTAAGTCGGTAAACCCGCACAGTAGGAGATGCGCGGGAAGTGTTGGAGGATCCAAGCCTGAAAAGTTTGGAACACACGAATAATCATTAATGAAGTTGTAAAGATAaaatgaaaaggacacaaaaacATTAAAAGACCAATAAATATTATTTTCAGTAGTGTGATGTTGCATGTGATCTGCTTCGTCTTCCACTTATAGCCATTTAATAAATTCGAGTACAAGTAGACCAAACAAGCGGCCCCTAGTTGTACTCATGGATTTGCTTGAAATCCTCGAAGTACCGTAGGTAGACGACATGTATATAAGTTACATTTTTGTCCATAAAAATCGCAGTGTCAACCAAATATAACAAGTATGCTTTCATAGCATACACTCTATGGAGTCTTACCTGTTCATCGTCACCTTTAATCTGTTGTGCTCTctagattatatatatatatatatatatatatatatatatatatatatatatatatatatatatatatatatatatataatataagGAATTCAAACCTAACATGAGCCACAATGATTTTTTCAAACTCCCTTATGACAATTTCTAGGTCAACTCTCAAATAGTCTACCATCAACTTCAGTGTCTCGTCTTTGCTAATCCTCTCATGATCTTGAAGTTTCCCCTTGATCGGAAGATGCAACAAACATGACACATCGTCGAGTGTGATAGACATTTCACCAAGCGGGGGATGAAATGACGAGATATCAGTGTGTCATCTCTCCATAAATGCATTAAGCATCATGTGGTTGACTGTGATATAACCGGTCATGCACAAATCCTCCATCCCATATAGGGACAAAGATGCCTAAAACCAATCCTCATTCGGTTGAGGCAGACTAGTAATCTTCCGTCCATGGTTAATAAACTTCATGGAATCAGTCATGCAGAAAAATAAATCAATGTTAGAAACTTGTAATATAATAATGAACATAAATTAAAAAGAATGAATCAATTTAATGTTACCTCTTTGTCCCAGATATGTCTGGAAATATGGTCTGGGTACATAGGTAGTATTGACAACTCTACATGACCTCCTCCAAATGTCTGAGGTGAATCTGTCTCATCATCCTCAACAGCCTCACCATTCAGAGGTCGCACTGACTCGACAGCATCGTCAGCAGGAGGTGGCACTAACTCAAAAGCATCAGTCGTCGGAGGTGACACTGGTGCCTCCGGTGCCATTGGTGACTCGGGTACCTCTGACGTCTAAATATGTGAAACCTAATGTCTGTTGGAGGATGGAGGAAGTGATGCGTCGATAGGTGAAATTCGTCTCCTACAGGAAGAAGAGGATGGAGAAGCATGAATTCCAAAAGTAGATGCCTCAGCATGGTCAAAGTGAACAAGAACCTCTGAAACCTGATTTTTATCCCTTCACATTGATGCATCTTGTGCAATCCTTTCGTGCCTCGGTCTATCGTGTTTATCAGCCATAATGTATGTAATTAAACTAGAGAATTAGTACAAGCAACACTACACACACACAAAAAACAGACTGATAAATTTTCGAAAACAGACTGATAAATTTTCGAAAACACATCTCTAATTATCTAAAAAAATAGTATGATTGTGATTTCAAACAATAAAAATGCTTTACGATATGTATAAATTGACATTCTTGCATTTCCTATTTTATTTAATACCTAAATTATCATTTTCTACTCATTAgaaaaaaaacttaaaaaaaaaaaattattgaagaatttttgaacttgttttatttatttattttggatCTGATTGTGGCGCGCGGTATGATCGGATGGAGCAGCCGCTCAGTTCATTCTATGATATGAAAACATAGCCTACGAAATTCCTTTTGGTTAATGTTctaaaagaaaaaacaaaaatgtgaacaaaatggacagaaTCGGTTTCATCACTCCTAATGAGAATGAGTGTGCACTTTATTACGTCCTTGATTACATTCTAAGATGAATATCATAACAACGTAGTGTATTTATAAATGAGCAAACATACTTAATTACAATGCAAACATCATACACTAATCAACCAGAAAATCATGGTTCAAGACCTTATACATCAAAACATACATaaacaaccacaacaacaacacCCTATCTCCACCTAATTATTCCTTAATTAACCTTTTGGCTAGAATAATAAGCCTTAAAAACCCTAGGAAGATAAACAGGAACCAAAAACCCAAACAAATTAAAACACCAAAAAGCCATATTCGCCACAGCAAGTGCTCTTCCAGCATAAATCCTTCTATAAGAGCCACTATGTTCTTCACCAACCTTGTAAATCTCATCTCTCAACCAATCCACAATGGTAAAAACCCTTCTCGCATTATACAAAACAGGAACAAAAGCTCTTATCGGAGACGAAAATCCATCAGAAAAAGCCACACCTTCCATAAAAACTTGACTAGCCAAAAGAAAAACATGTGGCGTAGCTGCGGCTATACCTTTCTTATCACCTTCGAATACTCCATGTAGAATATACGCTATAGGAGCATAGAGTCCAACGATTGCCCCTAACAGAACATAGAGTTTAAGGATTTTGTTCTGTCGGCTGAAAATTGGTTGCTCGTTTGAAGGGTGAAGAGATGGAAAAGCGGTTTTTGATATGAAGTAGATGTAGAAGATTGAGAACACTACAAATGCGAAATCTTGAGGACTAACCATGCCACTGGCGGAtaagacaacaacaacaactaaaCAATTGAGTTGTCGGAATGAGAGGAAAGTGGATTTGTTTTGTGGTTTGGTGGTTGGTTTGTTGAGGTTGTTGTCCTTGAGAGATTGGTCGTGTTGTTCTTTGGTAACAATTTCTTCTTGTTCTTTTGGTAGGCTGATGTCACAGCCGGTTGGTCCAACTCCACCAGACATGTTTTTGAGGTTATGAGTCAAAGGAAAATGTTGTAGTTTTTTTCTTAGAGAGAATTGATGGGAGCTTTGTGAGAGAAGAAAATTAAGAGAAGAAACTGCAAGATAAGGTTAGATTAAGTTATGGGGTGGAAATGGTTTACAAATGTCATGTAAAGAGGTTAGGTTGGTGGCTTGAGACACTCACAAATGTCATGTAAAGAGGTTAGGTTAGTGGCTAGATTAAGTTGTGGATGTTATTGTGTTCTATGTTTGGTGGTGGTGGTTAATTCCAATTCAGTGCCTTGAAATTCGGTTTCACACTAGTTTATAATTTTGGATCTATAAGGAATGAGTGagtgtttgattttgattttaaattaGAATGTCTAATATACGGTATAGGATTGACATTGACAAGTACAAATTTAATGAGTTGAATATTCAAATTAATAATACAAAAAAGTAAGAAAGTATGATGTTGGTTTGCGTGGTGTTGTTTTAAATAAAATGGTGTACtcgttttttatttttttcattgTAAATTATTTGTTTTAATTATATAGATTTAATATTGTTTGAAAAAAAGTTAGTTGTTTTACTTTTTCTGAAATTAGTTTTTCAAAATTCAACTAAAGAAAAATCAACTAATTGAACCAAAGCAACATATTCTTTGTCGATTTTTGTATTTTGAGGAATATTACAAAATAATGTATCACATACAATCTAGTTAAACAATTGTGTaaacttattttattttattattattagtCTACAAAATTTAAAATCTGTAAATAAGCAATgtgcttttgatttttttttaataacTGATATTTTTAGCTCAAGGAttaagaatataatattttttaGTCAATAATCTAATGGCCAAAATTTGTCCAATTCATTactaatttattaatatttttgtaaataatcTTTAGAGCGAAGTGAAATAGAGgagaataaaataaaaatgtgaTTTTATTGTTTGAATATTTTATGATAGAACACATCAATTTTGTCATTTTACTCAAACTAAAAggtaaaaaaaatgaaaaatgataaaatGAGATGAAATGTATTATATCTAATTTCGTTTTATTCTATCTTTTTTTAATTAATCCAAACAAAAGAACATAAATTTGTGTCATGAATCTCATTACATTACATTTCATCGATCCAAACATATCATAACAACCAAGTCTTACCCCGTTGAATGAAGTTGACTACATGAATTAACTTTTGTCATAAGGTTCTATCTAAAATTATGTTTTTATCCAAATTTTTAATCTTTAGATCTTTCTTAATTAACTTCTCTTAGATTTTTTATATGTCTTCCCCTATCTCTAGTTGTTTGACTTCTCTCTATCTAGTCTACTTTTTTTATCACAGAATCTACAAGTTTTCTCTATATATGCTCAAATCACATAAGTCTACTTTTCACCATCTTTTCAACTATATGTGTTATCCAACACTCTAATATTATCATTTTTAATTTTATTCAACGCAACGTTCTCATCTATGCTACACTTACTTTATTTTCGTGTTGATTCTTAATCGGTCAACATTATGCCACGTACAACATTGTAGGTCTTACCGTAGTCCGATAACAAATTTCCTTTCAAATTTAGTGTTACCTTTGTGTCACATAAAACCCCTAAAGTCATCTCTCATTCCATCCACTCAACTTGAATTTTATGGTTACATCCTCTTCTATTTCTCCATCATTTTGTATTAAGGATCTAAAATATTTAAACAGCGTGACTTTGTGAATGATATGCTCTCTAACTTTTACCTCTAAGTTAGAAACATTTCTCCACTTACATTCCATATACTTTATCTTACTTCTTCTTAGGAAAAAGTCATGTGTTTCTAAATCTTGTATCCAAGTC is a window of Lathyrus oleraceus cultivar Zhongwan6 chromosome 6, CAAS_Psat_ZW6_1.0, whole genome shotgun sequence DNA encoding:
- the LOC127091578 gene encoding uncharacterized protein LOC127091578, encoding MSGGVGPTGCDISLPKEQEEIVTKEQHDQSLKDNNLNKPTTKPQNKSTFLSFRQLNCLVVVVVLSASGMVSPQDFAFVVFSIFYIYFISKTAFPSLHPSNEQPIFSRQNKILKLYVLLGAIVGLYAPIAYILHGVFEGDKKGIAAATPHVFLLASQVFMEGVAFSDGFSSPIRAFVPVLYNARRVFTIVDWLRDEIYKVGEEHSGSYRRIYAGRALAVANMAFWCFNLFGFLVPVYLPRVFKAYYSSQKVN